The Vibrio aerogenes nucleotide sequence TGAGCTGAGCAAATCAGGCTGATTGAGGGTTTGCTTATCCAGCGGAATATCAAAAGTGATTTGCGCGCCGTAGCGCTCAGGTGCCTGAGGATCAACCCTTGGCTGGTCAAAGACCCAGATCCGGCTGCCGAGATGAAAGCCTTCGCTCAGATCGTGGGTAATCATAAATACGGTGAGCTGTTGTTCCTGCCACAAACGACGGATTAAGGTATGCATGTCTTTACGAATCCCCGGATCCAGTGCACCGAAAGGCTCATCCAGCAGCAGTATCCGGGGCTGTTTGACCAGTGACTGTGCAATTGAGAGCCGCTGGCGCATACCGCCGGATAGCTGATGCGGATACTGATCTTCTGCATGACTCAGACCGACCTGTGCCAGCATATCCCGGGCTTTCTGACGGGCTTGTTGTTTCTTTTGCCCGGCGTTTCGGCCAAACAGTTTACTGGTCAGGCTGCCACTTTCGAACTCCAGCCCAATCATGACGTTCTCCAGCGCGGACAAATGAGGAAAGACGGAGTATTTTTGAAAGACGATGCCGCGTTCTGTGCCGGGTTCCCGGCGCAGTGGCTGACCGTCGAGCAGAATGTCTCCGCGGCTGTGTTGCTCAGTGCCCAGTAACAGATTGAGAAACGTGGTTTTTCCGCAGCCGGATGCGCCGACGATGCTGATAAATTCGCCCTGATGGACGGTTTTATTCAGCCGTTCAAGGACGATATTATTGCCGTATTCTTTCCAGACATTGCGGATTTCAATCATGGGTTGTTGTGTCATGTTAAGCTCCCTGTGACTGGTGATACCACGGGCTGACTTTGCGTGAGAGTAGCTTCAGCAGCCAGTCCATCAGGTAAGCCAGCAAAGTGATCCACAGGACATAAGGTAAAATCACATCCATTGATAAATAGCGGCGCACAAGGAAGATGCGATATCCGAGCCCTTCTGTGGCGACAATGGCTTCTGCTGCAATCAGGAACAGCCATGCAC carries:
- a CDS encoding ABC transporter ATP-binding protein; this encodes MTQQPMIEIRNVWKEYGNNIVLERLNKTVHQGEFISIVGASGCGKTTFLNLLLGTEQHSRGDILLDGQPLRREPGTERGIVFQKYSVFPHLSALENVMIGLEFESGSLTSKLFGRNAGQKKQQARQKARDMLAQVGLSHAEDQYPHQLSGGMRQRLSIAQSLVKQPRILLLDEPFGALDPGIRKDMHTLIRRLWQEQQLTVFMITHDLSEGFHLGSRIWVFDQPRVDPQAPERYGAQITFDIPLDKQTLNQPDLLSSLNQTLQPTESATAGSV